Below is a genomic region from Methanomassiliicoccaceae archaeon.
CGGTATGTCCGAGTTCGGATATGACTCCGGCTCGATCGGCGCCGAGATTAAAAAACAGAAGAATCTGACCGTCATCGACGTAAAATGCGAAAAGGTCTATGTGTTCCAGGATATGCTTAGAGTGCTGTTCTCCATAATACGTAAGGAACGGTCGATCTCTTCGAAGAACCCCATATATGTTAACGTATCCGCCGGCACTTCCGAGTTCTCGGCCGCCGCACTTATAGTCTCGATGATGTTCGAAAATGTCGAGGCGTTTTCCGTAGGCACGATGGAATACACCATCGTAGGGCTGGACCCATACAAGGACAGGGAGACGGGCAAGTTCATAGGTATTTCCAAAGCAGTGCATCCGCCCCGGGCTATCAACGGTTTCAAGGTGTCCCAACCTGAAAAGAATTTCACACTGGCACTTCGTCTGTATAAAGAGATGGGCTTCCCCTCCGCAACGAAGATGATCCGCGCCCTAAAGGACAGCGGGCTGTGGAATTCGCCTGACGGCGACCTGCCCAATGAGAAGATGCGTTACCAGAGACGGTACATCGAC
It encodes:
- a CDS encoding DUF6293 family protein; protein product: MPRDDNKSKRIDRIVISCVTFDTVMVTDPIEHYDATKAYLVHYSKKDDDEYNECFKRVLEILEEGFNTVVLDYGMSEFGYDSGSIGAEIKKQKNLTVIDVKCEKVYVFQDMLRVLFSIIRKERSISSKNPIYVNVSAGTSEFSAAALIVSMMFENVEAFSVGTMEYTIVGLDPYKDRETGKFIGISKAVHPPRAINGFKVSQPEKNFTLALRLYKEMGFPSATKMIRALKDSGLWNSPDGDLPNEKMRYQRRYIDEWLKDGLIEKNGRGKYSLTPQGQFAIETYYTEVELLSIV